TGGAACTTAGAAGGCTGTAAGTATTGGCCCAAAGTCAGCATTTCAACCTTGTGGGCACGCAAGTCGCGCAATACTTCGGCTATTTCTTCGTTAGTTTCACCTAGACCCATCATTAATCCAGACTTAGTCGGAATCGTTGGATGACGCTCTTTAAAGCGTTTTAGTAGATCTAGTGACCACTGATAGTTAGCACCTGGACGTGCTTTGCGGTAATGAGCTGGAGCCGTCTCAAGATTGTGATTAAATACATCAGGAGGCTCTGTCGCTAAAATATCTAACGCCGCATCGATACGACCACGGAAATCAGGAACAAGAGTTTCAATCTTGATTTCAGGGTTTAATAAACGAATTTCGCGAATACAGTCAGCAAAATGCTGGGCACCGCCATCACGTAAATCATCACGGTCAACAGAAGTGATCACCACATATTTTAACTTCATGTCTTTGATCGTTTGAGCTAGTTTTTTAGGCTCATCGGCATCAGCTTTGAGTGGGCGACCATGGGCGACGTCGCAGAATGGACAACGACGAGTACAAATCGCACCCAAAATCATAAAGGTAGCTGTGCCGTGGTTAAAGCATTCTGCCAAGTTTGGGCAAGACGCTTCTTCACACACTGAATGTAATCCATTTTTACGTAATGCCGCTTTGATATCGAGAATACGTTGATTTGATGCAGGTAATTTTACCCGCAACCAATCAGGCTTACGCAGCATCGTTTCGCGCTCTGATGGCACTACTTTTACAGGAATTCGAGCGACTTTATCGGCATCACGTAATTTGACACCTGGTTGTAATCTTTCAGGCCTATTCATTATTCTGCTAATCCTTGATGATGTAAAAGTTGTTGGTAGCCCATAATTTGGCTAAAGGTTTGGATTAATTTATCACCAGCTTCAAGCACTGTTTGTGGACCACCCAATGCTTTACATTGCACCATTTCTAAACCGGCATATCCGCAAGGGTTGATGCGCTGGAATGGGGCTAAATCCATGTCGACATTAAGTGCTAAGCCGTGAAAAGAGCAGCCTTTACGAATGCGTAATCCTAAAGAGGCTACTTTTCGTTCTGTGACATAAACACCTGGAGCGTCAGCTTTTGCGTAAGCATTGATATGGTACTGAGCAAGCATATCGACAATGCTCTGCTCTATATTATTCACTAGCTGACGCACACCGAGTTTATTACGTTTTATATCGATAAGTGGATAAACCACTAATTGACCCGGTCCGTGATAAGTCACTTGACCACCACGGTCTACTTGAATGACCGGAATGTTACCTGGGTTGAGTATATGCTCACTTTTACCTGCCTGGCCCTGAGTAAATACCGGCTGATGCTCAACAATCCACAGTTCATCATGGCTATCGCTATCACGAGTGTCAGTATATTCCTGCATTGCATGCCATGTCGATTCATAGTCTTGCATGCCAAGGTGGCGAATGTGCAGTGTTTGTGCTTGCAAGGGCAACGTCTCCCCCAGATAAAGGTGTGTGTCCATCAGATCAATGGATTAATAGTTGAGTATCATACGCAAGTTTATTGTTAAAGAAGACTCATTTGGATCTTACAGTACACGTTTTACGCCTTCAATTGCGGCAAGATCAATGTACGCTTTTTCAATATGTTCTTTGCTAGTAACCGTAATACGGATAGTGACTGAATAGTAACTGCCTTTACTCGATGCTTTCACACTCGGAACGTAATCTCCCGGTGCCAGTTGTTGTGCAACGGCAACGACACGATCGGCTAAGGTATCATCCGCATCCCCGATCACTTTGAAAGGGCACGAATTAGGAAATTCCATTACTTGGTCAAACGTTGTATTTAACATTTAGCTTACTCAATTCTGTTTGGTATTACTTATATGGTGGTGATTATACCCGATTCAAGCCTGATAGATCTGAAAAATTAAAGCCGCTGATTAGGCGGCTTTAATTAGCTGATTCACTTATAGATCTATTAATAGAGTGTATAAATTAGTTTAATTACTCGAACCAGCTTGCGAACATTTGTTTGAAGTAATCCATTAATTTGCTAACCCAGCTGCCTTCTTGGACTTCATTTAGCGTCACCAGTGGGAACTGAGCAATATCTTTTCCGTCAAGTTGGAAAAAGACACGGCCTACGGTTTCACCTTTGGCAAGCGGTGCTGTTAATGGTTTGGTTAATTCAAAGTTCGCTTGTAAATCTTTTGCTTGACCACGGCTAATGGTGATCGGGGTATCTGTCATCACGCCAAGATCAACGGTTTCTCTATCGCCGTACCAAATTTGTTGAGTGACGAAAGTATCGCCAGCTTTGTAGGGGGTAATGGTTTCAAAGAAACGGAAACCATAATTAAGTAGTTTCTTACTTTCAGCTTTACGCGCAGATTCACTTGATGTGCCCATGACTACGCTGATAAGACGCATACCATCGCTTGTACCAGAGGCCACTAAGTTGTAGCCTGCTCCAGACGTATGACCTGTTTTGATACCATCAACATTTAAGCTTTTATCCCATAATAAGCCATTACGGTTATATTGTTTGATTCCGTTATAGGTAAAAGACTTCTCAGAATACACTTTGTATTCATCAGGCACGTCACGGATTAATGCTGCCCCTAAAAGAGCCATATCATAAGCGGTTGATTTATGATCTTGAGCATCTAAACCATGAGAGTTTTCAAAGTAGCTGTCTTTCATGCCTAATTGTTTGGCCCATGAATTCATTAAATCAACGAATGCGCCTTCTGTTCCAGCAATGTGTTCAGCCATTGCCACACAGGCATCATTGCCTGATTGAATGATGATGCCACGATTTAAGTCGTGTACTTTGACCGTTTTACCCACTTCAATAAACATTTTAGATGAATCAGGGAAGTTCTTTGCCCAAGCATTTTTGGTAATAGCAACATCGTCATCTAATGATACATTGCCAGCTTTAATTTCCTGACCAATCACATAACTGGTCATCATCTTAGTCAAGCTGGCTGGGTTTAAACTTTCGTAGGCATTTTCTTCAGCTATAACTCTGCCAGAATTATAATCCATTAGTACATAGGCTTTAGCCGCAACACTTGGTGCGTCTGGCGTCACCATAGGTGCACGATTTGGCATTGGACGTACATCTGGTTGTGGCGCAGCAAGTGAAGAAAAACAGACAACTGATGCAAAAAGCATAGTTGATAATTGAGCGGTTTTGGATGTCATCATGAAGTTGCACGTCTCTAGTTAGTCGAAGAAAAGACAAAGATCGATTGGTATAATGATAGATTATACATTAGTAGGCAGTCATTTCGCATTAAGGTTCATTCATCCAATGTAAATGAACCTTAATGTTGTCATTTAGTGCCGTTATTGTGGTTTACGGTACGATAAAGCTTTGTGGATAGCCATCAGCTTGGACACGATCGAGCAACTTATTCGTTAGATGAATTTGCTGTATGGGTCCTAACTGTAATTTATGCATACCATTAACGGATGTTACCCGAGAGGTTACGGCATATTTAGTTTCTAACTGTTTAGCCAACATATTGATGCGAAGCTTATCTTGTGAGGCGGCAACTTGAATAAAATGATTATCGTTATCTTTTAAATCGCTGATAACTCGCTCCTCTGGTGACGGAATGTAAACGGTTTCGATGGCCACCTTTGCCGTTCCTCTGGCCAGCATACCTAAGTGATAAGCCGCCGCATAAGAAAGATCAATCACTCGACCATGATGAAATGGTCCACGATCGTTAACACGGACAATAATTTGCTTATTATTCTCTAAGTTAGTCACTTTAACATAACTCGGTAAGGGCAAGTTTTTATGTGCTGCAGACATGGTATACATATCATAGGTTTCACCATTTGACGTTAAATGGCCATGAAACTTTGAACCATACCATGAGGCATTACCTTGTTCTTTAAAGCCCTTGCCACTGTCGAGCACTTGATAGCTTTTACCTAATACAGTGTAGTTTCGATTGCCTTGTCTGCTGTAAGGTTCGTATTTAGGCTGGGCATTTTTCACCAAGCTAACGTCAGGTGCGTCATCAGGATAACGGTCATTCGCCATTTGATAACGGCTTTTTTTACCTGAAGTGGTTTTCCCTGCCTCATTTGATGAGCAGCCTAACAGTAATAGACTGCTAAGTATCATTAGCAGGATGAAACGGCAATTAAAGTCCATGTTGATTTACCGATTTGTAATGTGCATTAAGTTGTTGGCTGAATTGATATACCGCCATGGCATAAAGTGGGCTTCTGTTATATCGGGTAATGACATAAAAGTTTTTCAGTCCTAGCCAATACTCTGCTTTATCAGGTTGATCTAATTTGATTAATAAGGCTTTTTGAGAAGCATCCAAATCTTGGTTATCGGCTAAACTTAATGTCGGGCTAAGAATATCCGCTACCTTGTAGTGCAGCTTTTCTTTAGTCCAAACATTAGCCTTAGGGGCTGTGCTTGAGGTGTGATTGAGCAATAGCGCCACAGGTTGGCCTTTTTGCCAACCGTGTTGATGAAAATAGTTCGCTACACTGCCAATGGCATCGGCTTTACTGGTTAATAAATCTCGGCGACCGTCACCGTCAAAGTCGACAGCATAATGGCGATAACTTGAAGGGATAAATTGACCATAACCCATAGCGCCAGCATATGAACCTTTTAAGGTGCTGTTATCAAGCTTTTCTTCTTTGATTAGTGCCATTAAATTTGCGTATTCACTGCGAAAAAATGTAGCTCTTGGCGGATAATAAAAACCTAAAGTATAGAGTGCATCTTGTACACGATAGTTACCCATATAGCCGCCATAAAAGGTTTCGATACCGATAATGGCAACAATAATTTGCGGGTCAACGTTAAATTTTTCAGCAGCTTGACTAATAACCACCTGGTTTTCTTGCCAGAATGCTAAGCCTTTTTCAAGGCGCTTGTCGGTAAGAAAAATAGGATAATATTGGTGCCAAGGTTTGGCTTCCCAGGGTTTAGTCATGGCATCTATGATGCTCTGGTCGAAGGTGGACGTCGATAGGAAATGTTCTACATCTGCTTTACTGGCGCCTTTTTCGACCTGTTGTTTCACAAATGCATTTTGCAATGCTTGAGGATCATTTTCTGTTGCCGCGTTGAGGTTGAACATAATGCTGCAAAGTAGTGTAAAGCTGGCGATTTGAGCGGTTATTTTTATCATAGTTAAAGTTGATCCTATCGGTCGACAAATCGTCTGTGGGTGTGAATGCTCATTAAAATACCGAAGCCCGTCATTAAGGTTAGCATGGAGGTTCCACCATAACTTATCAGTGGTAAAGGTACGCCAACCACAGGTAAAATACCTGATACCATACCAATGTTAACAAACACGTAAACGAAGAATGTTAAGGTAATACTTCCGGCCAACAAGCGTGCAAAGCTAGTCTGTGCTCGTGAAGCGATAACTAAACCTCTGCCAATCACAAATAAATACATAGCAAGTAATACTAAGCTGCCAATAAGTCCAAACTCTTCGCCTATCACGGCAAAGATGAAGTCAGTATGTCGCTCAGGTAAAAACTCTAATTGTGATTGAGTGCCATCAAGCCAACCTTTCCCCCAGATCCCACCAGAGCCAATGGCAATTTTAGATTGGATGATATGATAACCCGCGCCTAAAGGATCTTGTTCAGGATTAAATAAGGTTAATACTCGAGTACGCTGATAATCGTGCATCAAGAAGAACCACAACACAGGTAAAAAGATCAGAATAGCGGCGATAAACCCGCCTACAATTAACCAGCTCATACCCGACAAAAACAGGACGAAGACCCCTGATGCTGCCACTAAAATAGAGGTGCCTAAGTCAGGTTGTTTGGCGATTAATAGTGTTGGGATCAGTAAAATAATCACCCCGCCAGCTAAGTAGCGTTTTTTGGGCGGTAATGGGAACTTACTGATGTACCAAGCCATGGTGATCGGGAAGGCCAGTTTAATCAATTCCGATGGCTGAAACTCCATGAAACCGAGATTTAACCAACGCTGTGCGCCTTTATTAATGGTGCCAAATAACTCTACGCCCAACAGCAATATTATTCCGGCAATATAAATAGGGAATGCCCAGCGTCTGAGTATTTCAGGGTTGATTTGTGCAAAACAAAACATCACGCCTAGGGATAGCGTCATCCGTACTAGTTGACGCTCCATCATGGCAGGATCTTCACCACTGGCGGAGTAAATAATAAAAAGCCCGAACCCCATTAGTATTAATAAGCCAATGAGCAATGGCAGATCTATGTGGATGCTCTGCCAAAACGATTTTTGATACGGATGGTTATTCATGGTTTTACCGCCCATTCGTCGCGTAACATATATTCATCGAGTAATGCTCTTGCGACCGGTCCGGCATTCTTTCCACCCCATCCCGCATTTTCAAGTACCACAGCCAAAACAATACGAGGATTTTCATAAGGTGCATAAGCAACCACTAATGCATTATCGCGTAAGTGGTCCGCTACTGTGTCGGCATTATACTTTTGATCTTTGCCAACACTAAATACCTGTGCCGTACCTGTTTTCATCGCTGCGGTATAACTTGCATCCGTAAAGTGCGATTTATCCGCAGTTTGGCGCATAGCCTCATTAATGATGTCCCAATTATTTGGATCTTTAAGCTCTATTGGTATTTGCTCATCAATGGGAGAATCAATTTTAACGGTACTATTTTTAAAGGATTTTAATAGATGAGGTGTAAATCGCTTACCTTTATTAGCCATAATGGTGACCGCATTAGCAAGCTGTAACGGGGTCGTGGTCCAATAGCCTTGGCCAATACCAACCGAAATGGTATCGCCGTTATACCAAGGCTGATTATAACGCATTCTTTTCCAGTCTCTAGAGGGCATAACACCATCAGA
The Shewanella vesiculosa DNA segment above includes these coding regions:
- the lipA gene encoding lipoyl synthase, which translates into the protein MNRPERLQPGVKLRDADKVARIPVKVVPSERETMLRKPDWLRVKLPASNQRILDIKAALRKNGLHSVCEEASCPNLAECFNHGTATFMILGAICTRRCPFCDVAHGRPLKADADEPKKLAQTIKDMKLKYVVITSVDRDDLRDGGAQHFADCIREIRLLNPEIKIETLVPDFRGRIDAALDILATEPPDVFNHNLETAPAHYRKARPGANYQWSLDLLKRFKERHPTIPTKSGLMMGLGETNEEIAEVLRDLRAHKVEMLTLGQYLQPSKFHLPVERYVPPAEFDQLKALADELGFTHAACGPLVRSSYHADLQAQGKEVK
- the lipB gene encoding lipoyl(octanoyl) transferase LipB; this translates as MQAQTLHIRHLGMQDYESTWHAMQEYTDTRDSDSHDELWIVEHQPVFTQGQAGKSEHILNPGNIPVIQVDRGGQVTYHGPGQLVVYPLIDIKRNKLGVRQLVNNIEQSIVDMLAQYHINAYAKADAPGVYVTERKVASLGLRIRKGCSFHGLALNVDMDLAPFQRINPCGYAGLEMVQCKALGGPQTVLEAGDKLIQTFSQIMGYQQLLHHQGLAE
- the ybeD gene encoding DUF493 family protein YbeD; this encodes MLNTTFDQVMEFPNSCPFKVIGDADDTLADRVVAVAQQLAPGDYVPSVKASSKGSYYSVTIRITVTSKEHIEKAYIDLAAIEGVKRVL
- a CDS encoding serine hydrolase encodes the protein MPNRAPMVTPDAPSVAAKAYVLMDYNSGRVIAEENAYESLNPASLTKMMTSYVIGQEIKAGNVSLDDDVAITKNAWAKNFPDSSKMFIEVGKTVKVHDLNRGIIIQSGNDACVAMAEHIAGTEGAFVDLMNSWAKQLGMKDSYFENSHGLDAQDHKSTAYDMALLGAALIRDVPDEYKVYSEKSFTYNGIKQYNRNGLLWDKSLNVDGIKTGHTSGAGYNLVASGTSDGMRLISVVMGTSSESARKAESKKLLNYGFRFFETITPYKAGDTFVTQQIWYGDRETVDLGVMTDTPITISRGQAKDLQANFELTKPLTAPLAKGETVGRVFFQLDGKDIAQFPLVTLNEVQEGSWVSKLMDYFKQMFASWFE
- a CDS encoding septal ring lytic transglycosylase RlpA family protein, with protein sequence MDFNCRFILLMILSSLLLLGCSSNEAGKTTSGKKSRYQMANDRYPDDAPDVSLVKNAQPKYEPYSRQGNRNYTVLGKSYQVLDSGKGFKEQGNASWYGSKFHGHLTSNGETYDMYTMSAAHKNLPLPSYVKVTNLENNKQIIVRVNDRGPFHHGRVIDLSYAAAYHLGMLARGTAKVAIETVYIPSPEERVISDLKDNDNHFIQVAASQDKLRINMLAKQLETKYAVTSRVTSVNGMHKLQLGPIQQIHLTNKLLDRVQADGYPQSFIVP
- the mltB gene encoding lytic murein transglycosylase B, whose translation is MFNLNAATENDPQALQNAFVKQQVEKGASKADVEHFLSTSTFDQSIIDAMTKPWEAKPWHQYYPIFLTDKRLEKGLAFWQENQVVISQAAEKFNVDPQIIVAIIGIETFYGGYMGNYRVQDALYTLGFYYPPRATFFRSEYANLMALIKEEKLDNSTLKGSYAGAMGYGQFIPSSYRHYAVDFDGDGRRDLLTSKADAIGSVANYFHQHGWQKGQPVALLLNHTSSTAPKANVWTKEKLHYKVADILSPTLSLADNQDLDASQKALLIKLDQPDKAEYWLGLKNFYVITRYNRSPLYAMAVYQFSQQLNAHYKSVNQHGL
- the rodA gene encoding rod shape-determining protein RodA; the encoded protein is MNNHPYQKSFWQSIHIDLPLLIGLLILMGFGLFIIYSASGEDPAMMERQLVRMTLSLGVMFCFAQINPEILRRWAFPIYIAGIILLLGVELFGTINKGAQRWLNLGFMEFQPSELIKLAFPITMAWYISKFPLPPKKRYLAGGVIILLIPTLLIAKQPDLGTSILVAASGVFVLFLSGMSWLIVGGFIAAILIFLPVLWFFLMHDYQRTRVLTLFNPEQDPLGAGYHIIQSKIAIGSGGIWGKGWLDGTQSQLEFLPERHTDFIFAVIGEEFGLIGSLVLLAMYLFVIGRGLVIASRAQTSFARLLAGSITLTFFVYVFVNIGMVSGILPVVGVPLPLISYGGTSMLTLMTGFGILMSIHTHRRFVDR